CATTTCCAGGAAAGCGAAGCTTTCTCCGAGCAGCATTGACGCGTCGGCGAACAGGGTGCCCTGGCCGATCACTTCCCGGATCCCGCCCAGAGCCATGAGCGCGAGCGTAAAGCCGACTCCCATCGCCAGTCCGTCGAGGCCTGCTTTCAGAGGGGAATTCTTGGAAGCAAAAGCTTCGGCGCGGCCGATGATCGCGCAGTTCACCACGATCAGCGGAATGAACAGGCCGAGCACCTTGTGCAGTTCGTGCAGCCAGGCGTTCATGCTCATGTCGACGAGAGTGACGATCGAAGAGATCAGCAGCACGTAGATCGGAATCCGCACTTCCTTGACGATGAAATGGCGCAGCAGCGATACGGCGATGCCGGAGCTGATCAATACGGCGGTCGTGGCCAGGCCCATTCCGAGGCCGTTGGTGGCGCTGACGCTGACCGCCATGGTCGGGCACATGCCGAGCATCTGCACGAGGACGACGTTGTTGTCCCAGATGCCGTCGCGGGTGATCCGGCGCAGTTCACTCATGCTTGTCTTCCTTGCGATGGCCGTCCGCCGGCTCCGCGGCCGCCCGTTCTGCCGCAGTGACGGTGGCGAGTAGGCGGCTGCGGTGTGCGGC
The window above is part of the Thauera aromatica K172 genome. Proteins encoded here:
- a CDS encoding electron transport complex subunit E, coding for MSELRRITRDGIWDNNVVLVQMLGMCPTMAVSVSATNGLGMGLATTAVLISSGIAVSLLRHFIVKEVRIPIYVLLISSIVTLVDMSMNAWLHELHKVLGLFIPLIVVNCAIIGRAEAFASKNSPLKAGLDGLAMGVGFTLALMALGGIREVIGQGTLFADASMLLGESFAFLEMKVAESYRGMLLMILPPGGFLVLGFLVAWRQRLTIQARQRASRLAASAAAAAS